The genomic DNA AGAAAACTGATAAATGatttcactgtcacagacaGGTTCCAGTGTAGAAATAAAACTGAGAGTTTTGCTGGAGTTGAGGTGCACTCACATAATCtccattattttgtgtgttgagTTCCTGATATAAGCCAGTGATTAAAAAGATGTTGTCATTGTCAAAAGATGTAAACTCCAGTGTAGTTTAAACTGGGTACACATTCCACTACATCTCCGCTGATATCCACAGGATATCAGCACATTTGTTAAGGAGGTTATTACACTGACATCAGTTCTCCAAACGTTTAATCTCCTCCTTAATCTCCTCTGCTGATTTCTGAGAACTGGGGTGTGGagccatgtttttttctttttcaaatgaacaTGTTAAAACACAAATCCATTGCtgctgtggttttcaaagcctgtggttcccATTTTGCAATGTCACTGGCTACATTCCATGGGGGAGTTATATTGGAAACAACCAGGAAAAATGACATCAAGTCGAATCGGGCTGAGCCAATGCCATACAATGATAAAGCACATAAGTGTACAGTGAATACAGCAGGAGGGGTTCTGAACACAAACTGGGAACTCATGTTTGAGACATGTTTGCCTATCTGCACTCCTGGTTGTCTCTCCATAAGGAAGTTGGACTTCCAGTGACATAGGGataaaaagagaagaagaagaaacacctttattgatccaaTAGGGTAAATTGCTTTGTTGCATTTGACCCCTCCGTGGCAGTGCCGAGACATAAAAAGAACCACTGGTTGTTAAGTCAGTGATAATGATAGTGTTAATACTAATGATAGTGATACATGTAGTACCTGCCCAAACTCACTGCTGCACGAAGAATAGAGCCTACATTGGaacactgttttaaaactgtGCTTGATACTAAAATCAGATATGCCCTTGACTCCAATCCATTTTGACATTGAGgctggaaggttgctggttcaattcccagcACCAGCAGGAAAACCATTAATCCATGACCGAAGTGATTTTGGGAAAGTCACCTAACACCTCGCCATCGATTTAGTTGAAAGTCTGCTCTgattgtgtgttcactgccaatagtgtgtgtgtgtgtgtgtgtgtgtgtgtgtgtgtgtgtgtgtgtgtgtgtgggtttgtgtgtgtgtgtgtgtgtgtgggtgtgtgtgtgagtgtgaagaattTCTCACTAGTTTGTGATTGTATCTTCACTACCATGGATAGAAGAGAAGTAATGCAGAGAAGTAATTTCCCTGAGGGAGATTAACCAGAAGAAACCTTCTTACATACCTACTCTTATCTTAATAAAGGAACCATTGGTGGGATCCAGTcatttatgcagaaatatttacatatctGTATTAAAACATGACTGATagaacagtgctgtgtgtaACGTAGGTAGGTCCAGTGACAGCTTTGTTTAAAATACTCAGCAACCCACTCACTCTCTTCTGGCTTCTACTTTTCCCCTGGATCATGGAAATGTCTCCACAGATGGAGATTATGGAAAATTATCTCAACAGCTTTCAACACAACTCCTTGAAAGCTTGCTCCCCTTTTTCCCACCCATCGACATACACCGGATTAAATCTCTCTCTGTTCTAAGTGATAGGAGCATCATACTGTAAATGACTTTCCTGTGTCACTCTGTCCAGAGGCTAAATATGAGCAAATCTCTTTCTGTTTCCTCTGCAGGTGATAAAATGTGGGTAAATATAATCTTCCTGGTTGTCCTCCAGCTGATGGTGGTTTCAGCAGATGACCATAAACATGATGAACCATCAGATCATGAAAAACATCTCCACCATGGAAAGGATGAACCTCACCCCAGCCACGAGGGAGGAGACGACTTGTCCCACAAACTCTCGCCTCACAACGCAGACTTTGCCTTCTCCCTCTTCAAGAAGCTAGCGGCAGATTCCGAATCCAAAGGCAAGAACATCTTCTTCTCTGCCCTGAGTATCTCCATGGCTCTGTCCATGCTGGCTCTGGGAGCCAAGGGTGACACCCACTCCCAGATCTTCAGCTCTCTGGGCTACAGTAATCTCACATCTGATCAGGTCAATGAAGGTTTTGAGCACTTACTCCACATGCTGGGACACAGCAAGCAGGCCATGCAGCTGAAGGCAGGAAGTGCATTAGCCATCCGTGAAGGCTTCAAACCTCTGGACAAGTTTCTGAAGGACACTCAGCATTTCTACCAAGGAGAGGCCTTCACTGTGGACTATTCCAAGCCTGATGTCGCTGTGCAGGAAATCAACAAGTACATTGCCAAAAAGACCAAGGATATGATCACTGACATGGTTAAGACCCTGGACCAGGACACAGTGATGCTGCTCATCAACTACATCTACTTCAGAGGTATGGTAGGCTTCTAAGTAAATTCCACCAAATGTGTGTAATATTCTTTAACTGTAATTAATGTTTAACCATGATAAGCAAAGTCTGAATTCCATTTTTCATATAAGGTAAATGGGAAAAGCCTTTTGTTGTGGAAGACACCCGCAAAGCTGACTTTCATGTGGATAAGGACACTGTGGTACGTGTGGACATGATGAGGAAAAGAGAATACTACGACTCTTTCTATGATCGTGACAATGATACCCAGGTCATCATGCTTCCCTACAAAGGCAACACCTCCATGATGATCGTTCTTCCCAAAGAGGGCAATATGGAAGAAGTGGAGAAACACATTTGCAAAGACCATCTCCAGAAATGGCACAGCGAAATGTATCGTAGGTAAGTTCCTGTTACAAGTAGTATCACATAATtggagctttaaaaaaaaaaaaatcatatgttGTACTTTGAAATCAGAAGAAGTAAACACAGCAAACTATGTTTCACGCCCTTGTACTGTCGTGTCttttttccccgccatgtgctctctcaacacatggctctgtttgttattgttcatgtctttgcccttgtcccgcctttgttcttcctccttgtcagtgttatttgtaatcctgccccttcgttatctgttccaggtgtctcttgtctgcatcatgtatttaagttcccttgtctctcttcctcttatCAGTCATTCATTTCCACTGTCATTGGTTTGCTCTTCATTCGTTTCCTAAATTATGTCGTTACCAAGTCTGTCTCTTTCCGGCGTTTCCTCTGTTGTCACGTTTCCCAGACTAGTCTGTCTGCCTCTGCTGTTACTCGTTTCCTGTCATTCGTTTCCTTTGTCATAGATTCTCGTTACCTAACATCGTGTTGCTCAGTctcgtctgtctgtctccgcaGTTTCACCGTTGTTGTTTCATTCCttagtctgtttgtctcgtctgtcccTCGCTTGGTTTGCTCTCTTCTCGTTTCGTGTCCTGTCATCGTGTCGcctagtctgtctctgcttaTCCTCATTTaggtttgttctctgtttagaTCTCTCTGTTTAAGATTCTGTTTAGATCTCTGTCCagtgttagtctgtttagctctttagtctgtctgtcccatttgctttagctctccgtgtttaaGTTTCGCCTCTTTAGCTCTCTGTTAAATTTCtctgtacatttctgttaaaaaatagatatacactgtaactatatacattatacatggtatttacaaaaaataacaaagaaatattgttttgctataaaattaacatgtaaattgtctaacaaattagagaaaggagactgagatatagccatatttagatatagccaaactgcatcctgtattcagcccttaaaagaagatattgctgaaataaatgttCGGTATCTGAGCGCCACACGCGGAACACAGgttgatggtgaactttcctgaccaacacacgtctcgacataaaatgcacagaaacagaaacacacacagtgatcaccccaatgcaacccaaaatcagtaagtctcaaagacagaaaaaacaaagaaactctgaatatcacagaaaatatggagaagcaaagcatgctgggagctccctaatgagtctcagctcctcccagaccttggacacttgtaccgtccctaatggtttgtgtgtttaacagtgaaaaaacgtatattttacagtaaagagatgtaaaaacttgtattttggctgataaaagtatttacggtatttcactgttacagaaattttttttcaggttttcaacctttttagaccttttacagtcatttactgtcatggttttacagctttccaccgtaaaattcacagacattttttacagtgtatgttaAATTTAGTTAATCTAAAAACTAGCAATCTTTCTAGATTAGTTTTTGTCCTGAATTTTCTCTTGCTGTCCCTTGAGTgtgtttatccatccatccatccatccattatccaccgcttatccgggtccgggtcgcgggggaagcagtcggagcaaagaaacccagacctccctctccccagccaacgactctagctcctccgggggtataccgaggcgttcccaggccagtcgagacatatagtctctccagcgtgttcttggtctgccccggggactccgccccgttggacatgcccggaacacctctccaggaaggtgtccaggaggcatccgaaccagatgcccgaaccacctcagctggctcctcacgacgtggaggagcagcggctccactccgagtctctcccggatgtccgagctcctaaccctgtctctaagggagagtccagacatcctgcagagaaaactcatttcagccgcttgtacccgcgatctcattctttcggtcactacccaaagctcgtgaccataggtgagggttgggacgtagattgaacggtaaatcgagagctttgcttttttgctcagctctctcttcaccacaacagaccggtacagagcccgcattactgctgacgctgcaccaatccgcctgtcaatctcacgctccatctttccctcactcgtgaacaagaccaagaccttctccagatccacaaaacacatgtagactggttgagcaaactcccatgcaccctccaggatcctagcgagggtaaagagctggtcctgtgttccacgaccggggcggaatccgcattgttcctcctggatccaaggttcaactatcagtcggactctcttctccagtacccctgcatagaccttaacggggaggctgaggagtgtgatccccctatagttgaaACACACCCTCcaatccccctttttaaaaaggggaaccaccaccccagtctgccagtccagaggcactgcccccgatgtccacgcgatgttgcaaagacgtgtcaaccaggacagccccacaacatccagagccttgaggaacccggggtggatgagggccctaccgccaaggagtttccctaccaccttggccacttcagccccagtgatagacgagacccgccccccccccccccggggtccccaagctctgcttcctctgcggaagacgtgctggtgggattgagaagatcctcgaagtattccttccaccgtctggtgacgtccccagtcgaggtcaacagttccccacccccaccatatacagtgttggtggaaaactgctttcccctcctgagtcgcctgacggtttgccagaaacttctcggagccgaccgaaagtcgttttccatgttctcaccgagctcctcccacacccaagtttttgcctcagcgactgccgaggccgcaagccgcttggctccttgGTACCtttcggctgcctccggagtcccctgagccaaccaggctcgataggactctttcttcagcttgacagcccccctcacccggggtgtccaccaccgagtgcggggattgccaccccgacaggcaccgacaaccttgcagccacagctccgttcagccgcctcaacaatggaggtccggaacatggcccactcggactcaatgtcaccagcctcccccgggatgcagtcgaagctctgccagatgtgggagttgaagatctttctgacaggttcctctgccaaacgttcccagcaaaccctcagcacacgtttgggcctgccaggtctgtccggcatcctcccccgccatctgatccaactcaccacaaggtggtgatcagttgacagctcagcgcctctcttcacctgagtgtccagaacatatggccacaggtcagatgatacgactataaagtctatcatcgaaatgcggcctagggtgtcctgatgccaggtgtacttgtggacacccttatgttcgaacatggtgttcgtaatggacaaactgtgacgagcacagaaatccaataactgaacaccactcgggttcagattagcggggccgttcctcccaatcacgcccctccaggtctcactgtcattacccacgtgagctttgaagtcccccagcagaacaatggagtccccagaatgagtgttctccagcactccctctagggtccccaagaaggcatggtactctgaactgctgttcggtgcataagcacaaacaacagtcagagccctttccccaacccgaaggcgcagggaaattaccctctcgtccactggggtaaaccccaacgtacaggcgctaagccggggggctatgagtaagcccacacctgccttacgcctctcaccctgggcaactccagagtgaaagagcatccagcccctctcaaggagattggttccagagcccatacggtgtgtcgaggtgagcccaactatatctagccggtacctctcaacctcgtgcaccagctcaggctcttttcccaccagagaggttacgttccatgttccaaatgCCAGTTTcaggcccccgaccccgaccgccacccgatccacaatgcaccagacccggattactacctcttgAGTGTGTTTAGATCTACCTCAAAACACATGCATTACTTCATGTTGATGGTATATTTAAAGGCATGTGAAAGACCACAGATATAGACAAATCATTGAAGGAGGTCGAGTCAAGTACAAACACCTTTAGCTTTTGTGCATGTCCATGCTCCATTTGCAGAGTTGTACTGGACAAATTGCCTCAACAGTATAACTCATCCTTTAGCCGGACTAATCCATGTAAACCCTTGTTAAATCAAATTCCCCACATGTGagcaacaaatatataaaacaaaatgaaaggtGCCAATTTGAAGTAAGTTTTAGCCACATTTTAGCTTTAGATTCATGGCTGTTGGGCGGcacgtggcgcagcaggtagtgtcgcagtcacacagctccagggacctggaggtcgtgggttcaattactgctccgggagactgtctgtgaggagttggtgtgttctccctgtgtctgcatgggtttcctccgggtgctccggtttcgtcccacagtccaaaaacacacgttggtaggtggattggcgactcaaaagtgtctgtgtgtgtgagtgaatctgtgtgagtgtgtgtctgtgttgccctgtgaaggactggtgccccct from Hoplias malabaricus isolate fHopMal1 chromosome 7, fHopMal1.hap1, whole genome shotgun sequence includes the following:
- the LOC136701626 gene encoding alpha-1-antitrypsin homolog: MWVNIIFLVVLQLMVVSADDHKHDEPSDHEKHLHHGKDEPHPSHEGGDDLSHKLSPHNADFAFSLFKKLAADSESKGKNIFFSALSISMALSMLALGAKGDTHSQIFSSLGYSNLTSDQVNEGFEHLLHMLGHSKQAMQLKAGSALAIREGFKPLDKFLKDTQHFYQGEAFTVDYSKPDVAVQEINKYIAKKTKDMITDMVKTLDQDTVMLLINYIYFRGKWEKPFVVEDTRKADFHVDKDTVVRVDMMRKREYYDSFYDRDNDTQVIMLPYKGNTSMMIVLPKEGNMEEVEKHICKDHLQKWHSEMYRSDLILYMPKFSISSSNCLTETLKEMGMVSAFSDTADFSGISEETKLKASNVLHQAVLKVDEKGTDAAATTTMDIMLTSRPPSVKLNRPFLVFIVEDSTKSILFMGKINNPTLE